A DNA window from Cydia pomonella isolate Wapato2018A chromosome 18, ilCydPomo1, whole genome shotgun sequence contains the following coding sequences:
- the LOC133527899 gene encoding uncharacterized protein LOC133527899: MPAQPTKQAYEVLQCNLNRHARAQDLLMHHVAEWGISVAAVAEPYFVSPQSNWVGATDGLVAMVVPPLGNHPPLTKIESDPGYAAAEWGDIVLVAVYFSPNSPLFEFDQYLVRLGGVVGRAAPSPVIVPRDLNAKYRAWASPVTNSKGEALWKWIVQTGLEVLNQGTEFTCVRQQGGGVHSGHHVSYPYRRDANDGLASPGGHGDPL; this comes from the coding sequence ATGCCAGCACAACCGACAAAGCAAGCATACGAAGTGTTGCAGTGTAACCTTAACCGCCATGCTAGAGCTCAGGACCTTCTGATGCACCACGTGGCGGAGTGGGGCATTAGCGTAGCGGCGGTGGCAGAACCATATTTTGTTTCTCCGCAGTCTAACTGGGTTGGGGCAACGGATGGATTAGTGGCGATGGTTGTTCCACCGCTGGGCAACCATCCTCCTCTCACCAAAATTGAGAGTGACCCTGGGTACGCAGCGGCCGAATGGGGAGACATAGTACTGGTAGCTGTGTACTTCTCCCCCAACAGTCCGCTGTTCGAATTCGACCAGTATCTTGTCAGGCTTGGGGGGGTGGTTGGGAGAGCGGCACCGTCGCCAGTGATAGTTCCAAGGGACCTCAACGCCAAATACAGAGCGTGGGCGTCTCCTGTAACGAACTCGAAGGGGGAAGCCCTCTGGAAGTGGATAGTGCAGACTGGACTCGAGGTCTTGAACCAAGGCACCGAATTTACTTGTGTGCGTCAGCAGGGGGGGGGAGTCCATAGTGGACATCACGTTAGCTACCCCTACCGCCGCGACGCGAACGACGGATTGGCGAGTCCTGGGGGACACGGTGACCCTCTCTGA